GGCCGGCCGAACAGGCCGACCTCGCCGGCGTCGGGCCGGGTCAGGCCGAGCAGCATGTCGATGGTGGTCGACTTGCCCGCGCCGTTCGGGCCGAGCAGAGCCACCGTCTCGCCCGGCGCGACGGCCAGGTCGAGACCGCGGACGGCCCGGACGACACCGGCCGGGGTCCGGAACGACTTGTGCAAACCGCGCAGCGCAACGCCGGCGCTCGGCGCGTCCGATCTCGTCATGCCCGCAACTATTCGCCGGTCGCCGTCGGCGCGGCAGTGTGCGCGCCGCCGTGCTGGCCGTGACATTCGTCAGGTGCGGCGCCCGCTGCGGGCCGGGACCGGCATGCGGCGCAAAGCCGGCCGATCGCGTCGATAGGCTCACCCTCCGTGAGCGATGACCCAGCCGCCGGCGAGGACACCGCGGCCGACGACCTGCCCGAGCAGCTGCGCGTCCGTCGCGAGAAGTACGACCGCCTCGTCGCCGATCCGGCCCGCGCGCCGTTCCCTGTCCACGTCGCCCGCACCACCACCCTGGCGCAGGTGCGCGCGGCGCACCCCGACCTCGGGCCCGGCACCGAGACCGGGGTGGTCGAGGGCGTGACCGGCCGGGTCATCCATGTGCGCAACACCGGCAAGCTGTGCTTCGCGATGCTGCGCGAGGACGACGGCGAACTGCAGGTGATGCTCTCGCTCGACCGCGTGGGTGCCGACGCGTTGGCGGCGTGGAAAGCCGACGTCGATCTCGGTGACCTCGTCTTCGTGCGCGGCGAGGTCGTGTCGTCCAAACGCGGGGAACTGTCGATTCTCGCCGACGAGTACCGCATCACGGCAAAAGCGTTGCGACCGTTGCCGGTGGCGCACAAACCGTTGTCCGACGAGATGCGGGTGCGCCAGCGCTACGTCGACCTGATCGTGCGGCCCGAGGCGCGCACGATGGTGCACACGCGCGCGCAGGTACTGCGGTCGCTGCGATCCACGCTGGACTCGCGTCGGTACCTGGAGGTCGAAACACCGATCCTGCAGGCGGTGCACGGCGGTGCGGCCGCGCGTCCGTTCCACACCCATCTGTTCGCCTTCGACCAGGAAATGTCGCTGCGAATAGCCACCGAGCTGTATCTCAAGCGCTGCATCGTCGGTGGTATCGAGCGCGTTTACGAGATCGGGCCGACGTTTCGCAACGAAGGCGTCGATTCCAGCCACTCGCCGGAGTTCACGATGCTCGAGGCCTATCAGGCCTACGGCGACTACGACACCATGGCCGATCTCACCCGTTCGCTGATCCTCGACGCCGCTCGGTCGGTCGATCTCGAGACACCGGTGACCGCCGACGGCACCGAGATCGACCTGGCCGGCGAATGGCGCACGGTGCGGGTGCACGACGCGGTGGCCGGCGCGCTCGGCGAGGCCGTGGACGCCGACACCGACGTCCCCACGCTGCGCGCGCTCGCCGAGCGTGCGGGCGTGACGCTCCACCCGGACTGGGGCGCGGGGGAGATCGTGCTGGAACTCTACGAGAAGCTGGTCGAGCACACCCTGGTGCAGCCGACGTTCGTGCGCGACTACCCGGTCTCGGTCCGCCCGCTGGCCCGCCCGCACCGCGACGACCCGCGGCTGGCCGAGGCGTGGGACCTCATCATCGGCGGCGTCGAGATCGCGCCGGCGTACTCCGAGCTCGTCGACCCGGTCGAGCAGCGTCGCCGCCTGGTCGAGCAGTCGATGGCCGCCGCGAAGGGCGATCCCGAGGCGATGGAGCTGGACGAGGACTTCCTG
This portion of the Jatrophihabitans endophyticus genome encodes:
- the lysS gene encoding lysine--tRNA ligase, which produces MSDDPAAGEDTAADDLPEQLRVRREKYDRLVADPARAPFPVHVARTTTLAQVRAAHPDLGPGTETGVVEGVTGRVIHVRNTGKLCFAMLREDDGELQVMLSLDRVGADALAAWKADVDLGDLVFVRGEVVSSKRGELSILADEYRITAKALRPLPVAHKPLSDEMRVRQRYVDLIVRPEARTMVHTRAQVLRSLRSTLDSRRYLEVETPILQAVHGGAAARPFHTHLFAFDQEMSLRIATELYLKRCIVGGIERVYEIGPTFRNEGVDSSHSPEFTMLEAYQAYGDYDTMADLTRSLILDAARSVDLETPVTADGTEIDLAGEWRTVRVHDAVAGALGEAVDADTDVPTLRALAERAGVTLHPDWGAGEIVLELYEKLVEHTLVQPTFVRDYPVSVRPLARPHRDDPRLAEAWDLIIGGVEIAPAYSELVDPVEQRRRLVEQSMAAAKGDPEAMELDEDFLRALEYGMPPTGGMGMGVDRLIMVLTGRGIRETILFPLLKPL